One window from the genome of Panthera leo isolate Ple1 chromosome D3, P.leo_Ple1_pat1.1, whole genome shotgun sequence encodes:
- the TSSK2 gene encoding testis-specific serine/threonine-protein kinase 2, which produces MDDAVVLRKKGYIVGINLGKGSYAKVKSAYSERLKFNVAVKIIDRKKTPTDFVERFLPREMDILATVNHRSIIKTYEIFETSDGRIYIVMELGVQGDLLEFIKCRGALHEDVARKMFRQLSSAVKYCHDLDVVHRDLKCENLLLDKDFNIKLSDFGFSKRCPRDGSGRIILSKTFCGSTAYAAPEVLQGIPYQPKVYDIWSLGVILYIMVCGSMPYNDSDIKKMLRIQKEHRVDFPRSKNLTGECKDLIYRILQPDVNRRLHIDEILSHSWLQPPKPKAMSSASFKREGEGKYRTQCKLDTRPASRPEHQPEHRPDHKLGAKTQHRLLVVPENEDRVEDRLAETSKAKDHHVTGAEVGKAST; this is translated from the coding sequence ATGGACGATGCCGTGGTCCTAAGGAAGAAAGGTTACATCGTGGGCATCAATCTTGGTAAGGGCTCATATGCAAAAGTCAAATCTGCCTACTCTGAGCGCCTCAAGTTCAACGTGGCGGTCAAGATCATCGACCGCAAGAAGACACCCACCGACTTTGTGGAGAGATTCCTTCCTCGGGAGATGGACATCCTGGCAACCGTCAACCACCGCTCCATCATCAAGACGTACGAGATCTTTGAGACCTCTGATGGCCGCATCTACATCGTCATGGAGCTCGGGGTCCAGGGCGACCTCCTTGAGTTCATCAAGTGTCGGGGAGCGCTGCACGAGGACGTGGCTCGTAAGATGTTCCGCCAGCTCTCCTCGGCTGTCAAGTACTGCCACGATCTGGACGTTGTCCACAGAGATCTCAAGTGCGAGAACCTCCTCCTCGACAAGGACTTCAACATCAAGctctctgactttggcttctCCAAGCGCTGCCCGCGGGACGGCAGTGGCCGCATCATCCTCAGCAAGACCTTCTGTGGGTCGACGGCTTATGCAGCGCCCGAGGTGCTGCAGGGCATCCCCTACCAGCCCAAGGTGTACGACATCTGGAGCCTGGGCGTGATCCTCTACATCATGGTCTGTGGCTCCATGCCCTACAATGACTCTGACATCAAGAAGATGCTGCGCATCCAGAAGGAGCACCGCGTGGACTTCCCCCGCTCCAAGAACCTGACGGGCGAGTGCAAGGACCTCATCTACCGAATCCTGCAGCCGGACGTCAACCGGCGACTGCACATTGACGAGATCCTCAGCCACTCATGGCTGCAGCCCCCCAAGCCCAAAGCCATGTCTTCTGCCTCTTTCAAGAGGGAGGGTGAGGGCAAGTACCGGACCCAGTGCAAACTGGACACCCGGCCAGCCTCTCGCCCCGAGCACCAGCCCGAACACCGGCCTGACCACAAGCTGGGGGCCAAAACCCAGCACCGGCTACTGGTGGTGCCTGAGAATGAGGACAGGGTGGAGGACAGGCTGGCTGAGACCTCCAAGGCAAAAGATCATCATGTCACCGGAGCCGAGGTGGGGAAAGCGAGCACCTAG